Proteins encoded in a region of the Prunus persica cultivar Lovell chromosome G4, Prunus_persica_NCBIv2, whole genome shotgun sequence genome:
- the LOC18778975 gene encoding uncharacterized protein LOC18778975 produces the protein MKFLLEFVSCCGIARPATTGEQAPLSEETSSLVPRRMRRRRKRGRPGNSGSTSPNSVEWRPSLTSISEDNVVAMVVDRTAEVERAMKRKSGQSRTIAQVRSHGEDYGQASLTTAIPAFSPTPFMF, from the exons ATGAAGTTCTTGTTGGAGTTCGTGTCTTGCTGCGGGATCGCACGCCCAGCAACAACAGGTGAGCAGGCTCCTCTCTCTGAGGAGACCAGCTCGCTTGTGCCGCGCCGAATGCGCCGTCGCAGAAAGCGGGGAAGGCCCGGGAACTCGGGCTCCACGTCGCCGAATTCGGTAGAGTGGAGGCCGTCGCTCACCTCGATTTCCGAGGACAACGTAGTTGCGATGGTGGTGGATCGGACGGCCGAGGTTGAGCGAGCCATGAAGAGGAAGAGCGGCCAGAGTCGGACGATAGCTCAGGTCCGCAGCCACGGCGAGGATTACGG GCAAGCTTCACTTACGACGGCGATTCCGGCTTTCTCTCCGACGCCGTTTATGTTTTGA
- the LOC18778992 gene encoding organic cation/carnitine transporter 4: protein MPATLSSSDSNDRSPDLRSPLLSPTRKPTEERESEKLCIDDMLQKYCGQFGPWQMRHFVLTSLAWALEAFHTMVMIFADREPDWRCLGGAAGSGCDVTARTVCGLKPGSWEWTGGLGSSTVAEWGLVCEEKYKVGLAQALFFGGCMIGAGIFGHLSDSFLGRKGSLTVVCIMNTIFGCLTAFSPNYWIYVLLRLLTGFSTGGVGLCAFVLATEPVGPTKRGTAGMSTFYFFSTGIAILSGIAYIFPQWRELYIASSIPSLLFLLAVLPFVSESPRWYLVRGRITEAMKLMRAIAKSNNKHLPEGVVLALDEEANNDSPTTNEEDQTYKELLDSKDAISGSLIDVVKLPMTRMRLFLAVAINFLCSVVYYGLSLNVVNLETNLYINVLLNAVAEMPAFTITAILLDKYGRKPLAIGTLWFSGVFCFAGSFVGNAGAWKVVKMVCGILGIFGMAGTYNLLFIYTTELFPTVVRNAALGCATQAAQMGAILSPFVVVLGGGLPFAVFAVCGIAGGVFAFYLPETLNKPLYDTMAGMEDGEGACRSVN, encoded by the exons ATGCCGGCCACCTTATCATCATCTGATTCGAATGACCGGAGCCCCGATCTCCGGTCACCTCTTCTCTCTCCGACGAGAAAACCCACCGAAGAGCGCGAATCAGAGAAGCTGTGCATCGACGACATGCTCCAAAAATACTGCGGGCAGTTTGGCCCGTGGCAAATGAGGCACTTTGTGCTGACCAGCTTGGCTTGGGCTCTGGAGGCCTTCCACACCATGGTCATGATTTTTGCGGATCGTGAACCGGATTGGAGGTGCTTGGGGGGAGCAGCTGGCTCTGGCTGCGATGTGACGGCCAGGACCGTTTGTGGGCTCAAGCCCGGTTCGTGGGAGTGGACCGGCGGTCTAGGGAGCTCGACCGTTGCTGAATGGGGGTTGGTTTGTGAGGAGAAGTATAAGGTTGGGTTGGCTCAGGCCTTGTTCTTCGGTGGCTGTATGATTG GTGCGGGAATTTTTGGCCACCTTTCAGACTCATTCCTAGGAAGAAAGGGCTCCCTAACCGTTGTATGCATCATGAACACCATTTTCGGTTGCCTAACAGCTTTCTCCCCAAACTACTGGATCTACGTCCTCCTCCGCCTCCTTACTGGCTTCAGCACGGGCGGCGTCGGCCTCTGTGCCTTTGTCCTCGCCACAGAGCCGGTGGGCCCCACAAAGCGGGGCACAGCAGGAATGTCCACATTCTACTTCTTCTCAACCGGGATCGCAATCCTCTCCGGCATAGCCTACATTTTCCCACAATGGCGCGAACTCTACATTGCCTCCTCCATCCCATCCCTGCTCTTCTTGCTCGCCGTCCTCCCGTTTGTCTCTGAGTCACCAAGGTGGTACCTCGTACGAGGTCGAATAACAGAAGCCATGAAACTAATGCGTGCCATTGCCAAGTCCAATAACAAACACCTTCCTGAGGGAGTTGTCCTAGCCCTAGATGAAGAAGCAAACAACGATAGTCCTACAACAAACGAGGAAGATCAAACTTACAAGGAACTTTTGGACAGCAAAGACGCAATAAGTGGTTCTCTAATTGATGTCGTCAAGCTACCAATGACTCGAATGAGGTTATTTCTAGCCGTGGCCATAAATTTCTTATGCTCCGTCGTGTACTATGGGCTGAGCTTGAACGTCGTCAACCTTGAAACCAACCTCTACATCAACGTTCTGCTCAACGCCGTGGCGGAAATGCCAGCTTTCACGATCACGGCAATATTGCTTGACAAGTACGGAAGGAAGCCCTTGGCGATCGGGACGTTGTGGTTTAGTGgggtgttttgttttgctggGAGCTTTGTGGGGAATGCTGGGGCGTGGAAGGTGGTTAAGATGGTGTGTGGGATTCTGGGGATTTTTGGGATGGCGGGGACTTACAActtgttgtttatttatacAACGGAGTTGTTCCCCACGGTTGTGAGGAATGCCGCGCTTGGCTGTGCCACGCAGGCGGCGCAAATGGGGGCAATTCTGTCACCGTTCGTGGTGGTTTTGGGCGGTGGTTTGCCGTTTGCGGTGTTCGCGGTGTGTGGAATTGCGGGAGGTGTGTTTGCGTTTTACTTGCCTGAAACACTTAATAAGCCTTTGTATGACACTATGGCTGGGATGGAGGATGGGGAGGGTGCTTGCAGAAGtgtgaattaa